The following DNA comes from Candidatus Woesearchaeota archaeon.
ATCCTCGTCCTTGACGAAGCGGACCGCATGCTTGACATGGGCTTCATTGACGACATCGAACGTGTCATTGCAAAAACACCCGAGACTCGACAAACACTGCTCTTCTCCGCAACACTCTCACAACAAATCATCAACCTCAGCAGAAAATACCTCAAAGACCCCGTCCGCATCACCGTCAAGCCCTCCTTTACTAAGGAGCACCTTCAGCAAGTCTACTACGTGACCGAGGACCACAAAAAAGCATCCCTCCTCCTCCATCTCATGCAGGAGCGAGAAGCCCGCGCGAAGGAACGCGGCCAGCAAGAAAAAGCGCTCGTGTTTTGCAACACGAGAGCCAACACGGCAAGCGTTGCCTCGTTCCTCACCAAGAATGGCATTCGAGCCTTCGCCACCAGCGGCGCCATGACGCAGTCGGCGAGGGAAAAAGTCCTTAAAGACTACCACGAAGGGCGCATTACCGTTCTCGTCGCGACCGACGTCGCCGCGAGGGGTCTTCACGTCGAAGACGTCACCACCGTGTACAACTTTGACGTCCCCTCGGACACGGCAACGTACACGCACAGGATCGGAAGGACGGCCCGGCAAGGAAAGGAAGGGCTTGCTGTAAGCATCGTCTCGCCCCGCGCGTTTCGCGAGTTCCAACGCATCGAAAAAGAGAACAGAAGCGATCTTGTCAGGGAAGAAACACCGAACTTTGCCAGCGTCCCCTTCCGGCATGAGCACGCTGCTCCTCGGGGCGGGGGAAGGCGGTTCTCTCACGGAAGAGGAGCAAGGAGCGAGCGAGGCGCTCAACGCCCGAGAAGCACCGGCTCGCGGCGCGAAGGAAGAGGGCAGCAAAGCGGACAGAGGACGCGCACCTCCCGCGACGGGTCCCGCCCGAGGCACCCGGGCAGGAACAGGACAAGCCGGCAGAGGCAAGGAAGGGCGCCACACAAAAAGTAAAGCAATACCGTAAAAGCAATACAGTAAAAATAATAACTGCCTAAATTAAAAATTGTAACTGCACAACCTGCTAACGAATAACAAGAGAGTTGCAAGAGAGGTCTTTTTGTTTCTGTTTCGTCCTTGTTTTCGTTTCTCGTTCTTGAAACCCGCTTCAGAACAATCAAGCAACTATTTCAACCGCTTTTTTTTCTTCCTTGATTTTTTTCTTCAAATTCTTTTTTTCTTCTTGGCAACACCTTTTTGTTCAGTGCGCTCCC
Coding sequences within:
- a CDS encoding DEAD/DEAH box helicase, with protein sequence LPQHILDNLHRHGITTPTQIQERAIPAAMQGKDIQAESETGSGKTLAFLIPLFTKPLGRGVRALVMAPTRELAKQVCDEFAKFAPPGYSAVPVYGGVAIEPQIKKVKLAHAVIGTPGRILDLISRDALDLSNVDILVLDEADRMLDMGFIDDIERVIAKTPETRQTLLFSATLSQQIINLSRKYLKDPVRITVKPSFTKEHLQQVYYVTEDHKKASLLLHLMQEREARAKERGQQEKALVFCNTRANTASVASFLTKNGIRAFATSGAMTQSAREKVLKDYHEGRITVLVATDVAARGLHVEDVTTVYNFDVPSDTATYTHRIGRTARQGKEGLAVSIVSPRAFREFQRIEKENRSDLVREETPNFASVPFRHEHAAPRGGGRRFSHGRGARSERGAQRPRSTGSRREGRGQQSGQRTRTSRDGSRPRHPGRNRTSRQRQGRAPHKK